A stretch of the Rosa rugosa chromosome 5, drRosRugo1.1, whole genome shotgun sequence genome encodes the following:
- the LOC133711686 gene encoding uncharacterized protein LOC133711686 — MKFYGTYLFVLFSLLLLSSYVNGDHVFSDSSANYDDVLRLVPSGPNPRESPPLDVFRRVPTGPNPRQSPPVQDFEHGAFDSSSNHDDVLRLVPKGPNPQQPPPLNVLTRVPPSGPNPRESPPSDVFRLVPTGPNPRQSPPVQDFEHGAFDSSSNHDDVLRLVPKGPNPQQPPPLNVLTRVPPSGPNPRESPPSDVFRLVPTGPNPRQSPPVQDFEHGAFDSSSNHDDVLRLVPKGPNPQQPPPLNVLTRVPPSGPNPRESPPLDVFRLVPTGPNPRQSPPVKDFEHGAFDSSSNHGDVLRLVPKGPNPQQPPSGNVFTRVLPSGQNPRESPPLDVFRLVPTGPNPRQSPPVQDFEHGAFDSSSNHDDLLRLVPKGPIPQQPPPLKDFEYKTSNSFYNLADISRRVPKGPNPRESPPFSP, encoded by the coding sequence ATGAAGTTTTATGGGACTTACTTGTTTGTCTTATTCAGTCTTCTCCTACTATCCTCCTATGTTAATGGCGACCATGTTTTTTCCGATAGTTCAGCAAATTATGATGATGTCTTAAGGCTTGTGCCTTCAGGCCCGAATCCCCGAGagtctccaccgttggatgtctTCAGGCGTGTGCCTACGGGTCCCAACCCTCGGCAGTCACCACCGGTGCAAGATTTCGAGCATGGGGCCTTTGATAGTTCATCCAACCATGATGATGTCTTAAGGCTTGTCCCCAAAGGTCCGAATCCTCAGCAGCCACCACCACTGAATGTCTTAACGCGTGTCCCGCCTTCAGGCCCGAATCCTCGAGAGTCTCCACCGTCAGATGTCTTCAGGCTTGTGCCTACGGGTCCCAACCCTCGGCAGTCACCACCGGTGCAAGATTTCGAGCATGGGGCCTTTGATAGTTCATCCAACCATGATGATGTCTTAAGGCTTGTCCCCAAAGGTCCGAATCCTCAGCAGCCTCCACCACTGAATGTCTTAACGCGTGTGCCGCCTTCAGGCCCGAATCCTCGAGAGTCTCCACCGTCGGATGTCTTCAGGCTTGTGCCTACGGGTCCCAACCCTCGGCAGTCACCACCGGTGCAAGATTTCGAGCATGGGGCCTTTGATAGTTCATCCAACCATGATGATGTCTTAAGGCTTGTCCCCAAAGGTCCGAATCCTCAGCAGCCTCCACCACTGAATGTCTTAACGCGTGTGCCGCCTTCAGGCCCGAATCCTCGAGAGTCTCCTCCGTTGGATGTCTTCAGGCTTGTGCCTACGGGTCCTAACCCTCGGCAGTCACCACCGGTGAAAGATTTCGAGCATGGGGCCTTTGATAGTTCATCCAACCATGGTGATGTCTTAAGGCTTGTCCCCAAAGGTCCGAATCCTCAGCAGCCTCCATCAGGTAATGTCTTCACGCGTGTGCTGCCTTCAGGCCAGAATCCTCGAGagtctccaccgttggatgtctTCAGGCTTGTACCTACGGGTCCCAACCCTCGGCAGTCACCACCGGTGCAAGATTTCGAGCATGGGGCCTTTGATAGTTCATCCAACCATGATGATCTCTTAAGGCTTGTCCCCAAAGGTCCGATTCCTCAGCAGCCTCCACCGCTGAAAGATTTCGAGTATAAGACATCAAATAGTTTTTACAATTTAGCTGATATTTCAAGGCGTGTACCTAAGGGACCTAATCCTCGAGAGTCTCCACCATTTAGTCCGTAA
- the LOC133710080 gene encoding uncharacterized protein LOC133710080, with protein MTLEEKIGQMTQIECSVASAEVMNKYYIGSVLSGGGSVPSEEASAETWVTMVNDFQKGSLSTRLCIPMIYGINAVHGHNNVYKATIFPHNVGLGVTRDPELVKEIGAATALEVRATGIPYVLHHA; from the exons ATGactttggaggaaaagattggcCAGATGACACAGATAGAGTGCAGTGTTGCTTCAGCTGAGGTCATGAACAAGTACTACATTG GGAGTGTCTTGAGCGGCGGTGGGAGTGTGCCATCAGAAGAAGCTTCTGCAGAAACTTGGGTTACAATGGTGAATGATTTTCAAAAGGGTTCTCTATCAACTCGCCTCTGTATTCCAATGATTTATGGTATTAATGCTGTTCATGGCCACAATAATGTCTACAAGGCAACAATCTTTCCCCACAATGTTGGCCTCGGAGTTACCAG GGACCCTGAACTTGTTAAGGAGATTGGAGCTGCAACTGCACTTGAAGTTAGAGCCACAGGCATTCCATATGTCTTGCACCATGCATAG
- the LOC133711688 gene encoding uncharacterized protein LOC133711688 has product MKFYGTYLFVLFSLLLLSSYVNGDHVFSDSSANYDDVLRLVPSGPNPRESPPLDVFRRVPTGPNPRQSPPVQDFEHGAFDSSSNHDDVLRLVPKGPNPQQPPPLNVLTRVPPSGPNPRESPPSDVFRLVPTGPNPRQSPPVQDFEHGAFDSSSNHDDVLRLVPKGPNPQQPPPLNVLTRVPPSGPNPRESPPSDVFRLVPTGPNPRQSPPVQDFEHGAFDSSSNHDDVLRLVPKGPNPQQPPPLNVLTRVPPSGPNPRESPPLDVFRLVPTGPNPRQSPPVKDFEHGAFDSSSNHGDVLRLVPKGPNPQQPPSGNVFTRVLPSGQNPRESPPLDVFRLVPTGPNPRQSPPVQDFEHGAFDSSSNHDDLLRLVPKGPNPQQPPPLKDFEYKTSNSFYNLADISRRVPKGPNPRESPPFSP; this is encoded by the coding sequence ATGAAGTTTTATGGGACTTACTTGTTTGTCTTATTCAGTCTTCTCCTACTATCCTCCTATGTTAATGGCGACCATGTTTTTTCCGATAGTTCAGCAAATTATGATGATGTCTTAAGGCTTGTGCCTTCAGGCCCGAATCCCCGAGagtctccaccgttggatgtctTCAGGCGTGTGCCTACGGGTCCCAACCCTCGGCAGTCACCACCGGTGCAAGATTTCGAGCATGGGGCCTTTGATAGTTCATCCAACCATGATGATGTCTTAAGGCTTGTCCCCAAAGGTCCGAATCCTCAGCAGCCACCACCACTGAATGTCTTAACGCGTGTCCCGCCTTCAGGCCCGAATCCTCGAGAGTCTCCACCGTCAGATGTCTTCAGGCTTGTGCCTACGGGTCCCAACCCTCGGCAGTCACCACCGGTGCAAGATTTCGAGCATGGGGCCTTTGATAGTTCATCCAACCATGATGATGTCTTAAGGCTTGTCCCCAAAGGTCCGAATCCTCAGCAGCCTCCACCACTGAATGTCTTAACGCGTGTGCCGCCTTCAGGCCCGAATCCTCGAGAGTCTCCACCGTCGGATGTCTTCAGGCTTGTGCCTACGGGTCCCAACCCTCGGCAGTCACCACCGGTGCAAGATTTCGAGCATGGGGCCTTTGATAGTTCATCCAACCATGATGATGTCTTAAGGCTTGTCCCCAAAGGTCCGAATCCTCAGCAGCCTCCACCACTGAATGTCTTAACGCGTGTGCCGCCTTCAGGCCCGAATCCTCGAGAGTCTCCTCCGTTGGATGTCTTCAGGCTTGTGCCTACGGGTCCTAACCCTCGGCAGTCACCACCGGTGAAAGATTTCGAGCATGGGGCCTTTGATAGTTCATCCAACCATGGTGATGTCTTAAGGCTTGTCCCCAAAGGTCCGAATCCTCAGCAGCCTCCATCAGGTAATGTCTTCACGCGTGTGCTGCCTTCAGGCCAGAATCCTCGAGagtctccaccgttggatgtctTCAGGCTTGTACCTACGGGTCCCAACCCTCGGCAGTCACCACCGGTGCAAGATTTCGAGCATGGGGCCTTTGATAGTTCATCCAACCATGATGATCTCTTAAGGCTTGTCCCCAAAGGTCCGAATCCTCAGCAGCCTCCACCGCTGAAAGATTTCGAGTATAAGACATCAAATAGTTTTTACAATTTAGCTGATATTTCAAGGCGTGTACCTAAGGGACCTAATCCTCGAGAGTCTCCACCATTTAGTCCGTAA
- the LOC133711689 gene encoding extensin-like, with translation MKFYGTYLFVLFSLLLLSSYVNGDHVFFDSSVNYDDVLRLVPKGPNPRESPPLDVFRRMPTGPNPRQSPPVQDFEHEAFDSSSNHDDVLRLVPKGPNPQQPPPLNVLSRVPPSGPNPRDSPLLDVFRRVPMDPNPRQSPPVQDFEHGAFDSSSNHDDVLRLVPKGPNPQQPLPLNVLTSVPPSGPNPRESPPLDVFRKSPPVQDFEHGAFDSSSNHGDVLRLVPKGLNPQQPPPLNILTRVPPSGSNPRESPPLDIFRRVPMGSNPRQSPPVQDFEHEAFDSSSNYDDVLRLVPKGPNPQQPPPLISSIRHQIVYTILLISQGVYLRDLILESLHH, from the coding sequence ATGAAGTTTTATGGGACTTACTTGTTTGTCTTATTCAGTCTTCTCCTACTATCCTCCTATGTTAATGGTGACCATGTTTTTTTCGATAGTTCAGTAAATTATGATGATGTCTTAAGGCTTGTGCCTAAGGGTCCTAATCCTCGAGagtctccaccgttggatgtctTCAGGCGTATGCCTACGGGTCCCAACCCTCGGCAGTCACCACCGGTGCAAGATTTCGAGCATGAGGCATTTGATAGTTCATCCAACCATGATGATGTCTTAAGGCTTGTCCCCAAAGGTCCGAATCCTCAGCAGCCTCCACCACTAAATGTCTTATCGCGTGTGCCGCCTTCAGGCCCGAATCCTCGAGACTCTCCACTGTTGGATGTCTTCAGGCGTGTGCCTATGGATCCCAACCCTCGGCAGTCACCACCGGTGCAAGATTTCGAGCATGGGGCCTTTGACAGTTCATCCAACCATGATGATGTCTTAAGGCTTGTCCCCAAAGGTCCGAATCCTCAGCAGCCTCTACCACTGAATGTCTTAACGAGTGTGCCGCCTTCAGGCCCGAATCCTCGAGagtctccaccgttggatgtctTCAGGAAGTCACCACCGGTGCAAGATTTCGAGCATGGGGCCTTTGATAGTTCATCCAACCATGGTGATGTCTTAAGGCTTGTCCCCAAAGGTCTGAATCCACAACAGCCTCCACCACTGAATATCTTAACGCGTGTGCCGCCTTCAGGCTCGAATCCTCGAGAGTCTCCACCGTTGGATATCTTCAGGCGTGTACCTATGGGTTCCAACCCTCGGCAGTCACCACCGGTGCAAGATTTCGAGCACGAGGCATTTGATAGTTCATCCAACTATGATGATGTCTTAAGGCTTGTGCCTAAAGGTCCGAATCCTCAGCAGCCTCCACCGCTGATTTCGAGTATAAGACATCAAATAGTTTATACAATTTTGCTGATATCTCAAGGCGTGTACCTAAGGGACCTAATCCTCGAGAGTCTCCACCATTGA